CTTCGAGAAAGGTTCCTATGCCCTGCTGGCCACTTCCATCGCCAGCGGACTGGTTTCGGTTTTGATCAGAAGATTTCAGAACAAAGACCGCTACGGCGAGCAGGAGCTTCCCTACATAGACGCCAATGACATGCCACacgacgaagacgacgacgacgacaacTGATGGCCAAACGACTACCAAGAAAGCATATACTGCGAATCCTGGTTAAATATCTTTATAATAGTGTCTCTGCACGTGACCACATATCGGTATTGATTAAAGTTTTGCACCATATGGCAGAAGCCCTCAACTTTCACTGATCAGAGCAGAGCAGAGTAGGATATAGATCCGGGCTTATCTGTTTGCTGGTTTGTTGTTGGTACTGGCCATAATCGGCTTGGTGAGAATGACCTTCAGACCGAAGTCGAAGTTGAAACCGAGCGCAAAGAAGCAATGGAAATGgccatcgaagatctcCGGCAAACGATTGTCTGGCCTCGCCGGGGAGTCTACTCCTGGGAGCACGTTTAAGAGGACTGTGCTGATTTTTGGTGGTATTGGGTTATTTTTGTACGTtttgagcagctttttcagtttGGGACaaccaccaagaacatATCCGGCGGAGCACGGCCATTACATACATGAGATACCTGCATTGAGTCCACTGATCTTTCCACATGTTGAGCATGCAACTgttttgaaggagattGGAGTTAGAGGGCTCTATACCGTTAGAACAGATATCGATGGACAATCTTCGCTTGTCATGAAGCATGACGATGAGCCGTTGTCCGacgaggaaaagaagaagacatcgGACCAAGTATTACTGGTGAAGAGGTCGTTCTTGGACCACGGGAAGCTGGTTTATCGCAAGAGCGTGACGTCTCCGGAAATTGTGATTGTCACACTgattgattttgagaaTTGGGATCTGGACACGATTGTCTCTGTGGTGCAAAACAGGGTCGACTACGCTCAGAAACACAAGTACGGGGTTTACGTGCGTTGGATACAAGAGTTTGTACCGCTGCTGCGCAACCAGGACTTGAAGGCCTCCCAGGAGTACATCAAACCACTGATTATGAGGGCAGCCATTCACGCGTTCCCACAGGCCAAATACTTGTTCTTCGTCGACCAAACCTCTTTGATTATGAACTTGGAGCTCACACTGCAGCAGCATCTGCTGGACCCCGACGTTCTGGACATGGCCCTTCTCAGAAACGTCCCTATCATCCCCGGCTCGAACATAAAGACCTACACACATTTCAACGTCGATACTACCAGAATCATCATTCCGCAAAGTCCTGCCGGTGAACTCGACCTGTCTTCCATGGTTGTCTCCACCGATTTGTACGGAAAGGCTTTCTTGGAGTACCTCATGGATCCTCTATACACAAACTACGACTGGGACAGTTTCTCCGCGAGCGTTGCCCACATGCTACAATGGCATCCGCAGCTGCTCGGTAAGACGGCATTGGTTGTACAGAAATTGATTGCAGCCCCATATGATGCGAACAGTAAGCCTGATGCGGCATCAAAGGAGAAAGTCGATGCTCTACACTACACCGATGGCGATTTCGTCGTGTCCCTGAACAACTGTAAACTGCGTGGAACCTGTGCCTCTGACATCCAATCCTTTTATTCCAAGATTAGAAAGAGCTAATTGTACTATATTCTCCATCAACTACTCATCAACACACTCACATAAGCCATCATTTATAGAGgtgagctcttcttcatcaaatCTCACGCTTTTAATACCATTAGATGTCAGGATTTACTGGCGCGACGCCTTACGCGTAAACGCGAAAAAAATACTGAACGTCAATCAAATGGGCACACCCTGAAGGACTGAAACATTTCATCTTCAGGACACTCGAGCCGAGACAACTTGGAAGCTTTAGAACGGCTGGAACCCTGTTCAAGTGAGTTTGAGGAACAGCGTGAGCGACGTCGGGACGATAATGACGGTTGGGGAGGGCCACTGGCTCTATGCAAAAGAACATCTTGCgaatttgagaagattgaaCGCCTTTTGCTTGGCGTTTGAGCCGAAACCGGCATCAGCTTTGGACCCCATGTCACAGCTTTGCAATCAAACGAGAACGATCTCGAAATCGGTGACGAGTCTAATAGAATACCATTCATCGTGCGATCCAAATGACCATTTGGCAATTCAGTCTTCGTTCATGAATTCAGAGATACTGAATCTTTACAACGAGATTCTACTCGGCTCCATCAAGTTGATTTTTGCGATCGAGACATCTTTGTTCAGGCTAGGACCTAGTTTGGAGTTTGCGATTTGTATTGTGAAGCTCTATTCAAAATTGACGAATTACcagaagcttcttggcGGCAAGTCAACTCAGCTGAGTTCAATGCTTCACTCTTTCGAGTTTCAATTTAAACAAGGGTACATCACTGCAGACAATAATGTTATTAGACTGGATAACATTCACGATCTTTCGTCGCATACTTACGATTTGGTTGCTCCACCTATCATAAATCTGGACGATGTTGTTAAGCGAGACTTCTTTAGGCTCTCAATGAATAAGTTCAACATGCAGAGGCAGCTGGTGGAGATTCTCCAATTCACAAATGGCGAAATAGCGATATTTAAAGTTATCTCTGGAGAGCTACCGAATGCGAAAGATCCGCCCACCCAGCTGCTTGCGCGCTTGTTGCAAGGGGATTATAGCCCGCTGAACTTGGGAAGAGCCCTTCTTTTTCCATTTCTGAGGGATTACGATTTAGATGTCATTGGCGAATCAGTCTCTGGAATCGAATTGAGAACGGTAACAGGAAATAACGTTCATCTGAAGTTACAATGTGTTGATGCATTGCAGTGGGAGGGACACTGGAAATTTTGCATGAAAAAGCTTTTTGATAGGAACAACTTCATGCAACTAACACCTTCAATCCGGTCTTCCGCATCGCTAGCGAAGTCCTCGCATCTATttcaaaacttcaaaatGAAGCATAATAAATTGGAAAATTTAAGACCTGCTGAAAGTACTGGGCTTTCTCTTACTCTGCCAAATCAAGCTATGCATGTGGAACAATCAAGTGAAAGAAGTGAGCCTGACAAACCGTCGCAATCTGGCCTGAGGAGGTCGAAACCTTTACAGGGCCCACTTTCAATCCTAATGTCCATGGATGAGGAGGACGACGAAAAAGCAACTGTGAATAATCAAAGCAGCCTAAGCGACTGTAAACATCCATCCTTCGAAGATCTCGATTCTCTCGATTGCGAAAAACTTATGGAGCTCGATAAAGGCATACAGATGGAGTTCTCACCTGTTTCTTTGGAAAGCCCGTCGTTGCAGCAGTATAAATCTGTTTCTCAGCACTCTTCAATGGACGAAATTCGACCTATTGCTGCGAAATCGATCGAAGTTGATGACTTCGAGAGCATTATTTCATCTGCGGATGATGAGACAGACTGTAGGGACGACTCTTCAATATTCAATCCCAGTGCTGAGTTCTATAAACCAGCCCTGTATCGCCGTAAGTCCTCCTCCTTACTAAGCCTTTTCAGCTCAAGAAATAAAAAGGGCCTTTTTATTGATGCAGCAGGCGCTAATTCAGCAGCTTCCTTAACGCCAACATCAAAAGAGAACACACCGTTATCTGCAAAGAGTAATATACCAGTATATCCCACGGAAAAGACCCACCAGCTTCTACCTTCGACGATTGATCTAAATAACGATCTGGCGATTTTTGAAAGCGAAAAGGCTAGAACCTCTTTCTGGGACGGGCGGCAATGGATGAGATTTGGATCTGAATCTTTACGCCTCAGTATTTTAAGATCGATAAATGACGAAACTGTCTTGGTGGCATATGAAAGCAAGGTTGATGGCCGATGTTTCTTTGCCGCCCGAGTATCCCACCGGTGGACATGTTCCAAGGCGGCCGCTCAGGATATCCAGGCGATTATACCATCATCAGACTTTTTATGCAGTATCTTGCCGCCCGGTAAGAATACTGTGAACATAAGATGCAGTAGATCGGAAGGTCTGCTGAACGCTCTGCAACACTGCATAAAAGGAAATTTGCCCGCTTTCATCCCGTCGTCCCAGACAGCAAATACTCTTTCCAGTTTTCCATCCTCAAGTGCCAGTAATGGGATTACGCGTTCTTCCACTGGCATTTCTGATTTTGCCGGCTTTAAGAACGCTACTGACGCAATagcttctcttctcttatTGCCATCTGTCAAAGCCAAGATTCACGAACGAATAGACGAAAAGGGTTGGCAGGTGCAAAATATCGGACACGTCGATATCTTCTCACAGGAGTATAAAGGAAGTGCAGTCGCGGTGAGGTTTGACTTCTTCGGCGTCAATGAGATCAAGCAAACCGCTAGAACGCTTATTAGTCGGTTAAGCGATATTCGAAGAATAGGCAGAACTGGTCTATTAGTTGCATCTGGTGATGACGAACGACTCTTGGAGTTTGTGAATAAGGTAATCGCTGATCAAGTGTATAAGCTGATCAAGCCGCTATAAAAAACCTACATTTCTGTGGACAACTGATGATACCAATGATACACTAAAATATATACATGAAAGGTCGTAATCTTATTATTTATAGGCCACTATCGCCGCCGCATGAATATTTCTTCTGACATCTCTTTTGTCAACATCGTGTGTGTCTTCCACCTCTCCCCATCTATCGGTTTGGTAAATAATTTCCAATGTAGCGGCTTCAGCAATGGACTCcattgatgatttcaagcCTTCTAGGGACTCTGCCGACGCTTTGTTCTGCAGCAGGAGAACACCACAAATGAATGATTTTGTCGTCAAGACCGTCTTTTCGAACACAGCCAGATCCCATAAAGATAGAGTGTCCAGGTACTTCTTAGCGGCGCTCCTCGTCTCTTCCAGCTGTTGATTGCCCCTCAAGCCATGAAGATCTGCATCAAGGACTTTGAGTTTCACCGCTGATCCACTGTaattgctcaagaattCCTCCGCAGCGCTAATAATCGGCAAGTAGACTTGATCTTGCGCTTTTCTTAGGGCTCCTTCATATTCCGACTTCGAGCAAAAGACCAGTACAGTGTCTGTATCGAGGTAGCGTAACAGGTCCTGCGAGATACGTTCACGATCCCCGCCTATCTTGGCTTTTGACTCCAAGTCGCCGCCTGGCTTGTTAACGATTTCCAGGTCAATGCAACGAGAAACCAACGAAGTTAACGGTAGTGAGTATGTCTTGACAGCGAGGCTTGTTAAATTCGTCCATTCCTTCTGCAGAAGCATCGCCAACAAACTTCTGTCCCTGTCCACAGCTAATGGATGACCCAAGGGAGTCAAAATTGTTTTCGAATCCAATTGAACCAGATATTGTGATCCGTCATCCTTCAACGACACCTTTTCCCAGAATCTTTCACCAGTTTTGGATAATCTGTTCGTTTCTGTCTTTAGGTTGTTCTCTATACTATGGTCAACCCCCAATGGAGACGCCTGAGTCGCCAGCAGCCTGAGATTACATGAAGTCATTCTGCCTACCGCAGAGCAGCCGTTAAATAACCGTAACATGACTTGCAATACAGTGATTCCTCCGAAGACGCTCTTGTGTGCTATTAGCTATGTAATTTCAATAAGATCACCGTCTCTTAAACATGCCAAGACACTAGCAACACAGCCAGAACTagaagaaggccaagaagatgTCTGCTACACCGTTCATACAGGAGCTAACTGCAAATCTGAGAGCTTCCAAGGCTCAATTACAGTCTGTCGAGCAGCAATTAGGCTTGCTGGAGAGGCAGGAGAAACTGGCTAAGTTGACCACGCAGGAACTAGCAACGTATCCAACAGACAAGGTGTGGAGATCGTGTGGGAAAGCTTTCATTTTGCAGGAAAAGTCCAAATATATCGACGATTTGAAACACGATCAAAGCGTTGTGCAGGAGCAGACCAAGACtctgaagatcaagaagaattaCCTCGAGACAACGGTGGAGAAGACCGTGGATAATCTGAAAGCTGCCATTGAGAGTAAATGAATGAGGATATTATCATTTAAAGATAGCTATAAATACACTCACTCGGTTCACTCTAGTGCTGCCTCAGACTGCGCTATAGCCACCCCGCTGGGAAGAACCGCTGCCGAAGATCCGGGCAGCGACCTCCTTGGCAAACGCCGGCAGTGAAGTTATGAGCTGCGTAGAGCGATCTATAAACTCTTCGCGGAAATCCTGGAAGGACCCGCCCCTCGTATTCACATACGCTGTCACCAGCAAGTATATCAGAGTGAATAGCAATGCGTATAGCAACAACCAGGTAAACCACGACGTACCTTTCTTGCGCTCGTTGGGGTCTTTCAAGTGAGGCCTTCTGTCTTTATCCCTGTTTCCATcttcgttcttgatcaggCAGCCCGAAGGACCCTTGATATTTATGCGTATCTGTTTATCCTGCCATGTGCTCGAGACCATCTCATCCGTCTTCATATTATCGTCACACTCGAATTCCAGCTGGGCATCAAAGCTCTCCGACCCCCACTTGGTGCCCCTCAAGCTCAGACGAAGCTTGCCATCGACTTCTTCCACAGGTCCAGATAGCGAGTGCGGAAACTCGATCTCCTGTGTCATCAGCGTGTCCCTACCTGGCACAGTAACATACGTGAGGCCGCAAAGCACGTCGTTTCGATCGCATTCCGATGGTAAATCATTCTTATCATTCTCTGCACACACATTCACCCACCATTTCTCCTCCGTGGTACTGGGAGGGGTATCCCTTTCCACAGAACCATACACGTAGCCACCGCCGTTTCCCTGAGCCAGTCTGTACTTCTTTAATCTGTCGTCCTTATTGCATTGAAAGGCATTCGCCCACCTGGAGCCCAGcaggccaagaaacaacagAGTTTCGTACTTCATACTGAAAACCGACCCCGTAAATCTATTCCTGACAATTCAGAGTACCTATCAGTCCACCACAAGCAGGTTCCGCTGTCCTGATGTCGTTCAGGACTCTTAAGCTAGTATCTGATGAAACCGCCCTTGTATGATAGCTCCTTTGTGTGACTGTTGAAATCCGTACATCCGTACATCCGTACATCCTTTCATGatcgatttttcaaaaataATTCAGGATTTTTGTGCGTCTCTTTTTGTGCGTCGGTTTGCCGggattgaaatttttcaattttcGCACAGCGCTAGGCAGGACGGACCGCATCTCTCCGTGGAGCTAGCTACTGTACCCAGCCGTCCCAGGCTGGGCACAGTGGAAGCCCGCCTGGGGCGGCCAGCCTAGAGCTTGGGACGGCTGGTAGGAGCCCCGTCCAGGCAAAGCCACTGTCCAGCCTAGCACCTAATGCTAGTGGCAGGCAGGTAGTACTGGAAGCTGGAACTCGGTAGTGCAAGGTGAGTGTTTGGTAATTGCCAGGTTGATGTCTAGATATTGATCAGAGTGGTTGCGAAATAGCAGATTATTGGTAGTTTGCCCAAGAACTGACAAAGGAAAAAATGGCTAGATACGGTGCTACCTCTACAAACCCAGCTAAGTCTGCTTCTGCTCGTGGTTCCTACTTGCGTgtctctttcaagaacacCAGAGAGACAGCTCAAGCCATTAACGGTTGGGAATTGCAAAAGGCTCAAAAATACTTGGGACAAGTGTTGGAACACCAAAGAGCCATCCCATTCAGAAGATTTAACTCTTCCATCGGTAGAACTGCTCAAGGTAAGGAGTTTGGTGTCACCAAGGCCAGATGGCCAGCTAAGTCTGTCAAGTTCGTCCAGGGCTTGCTACAAAACGCTGCAGCTAACGCTGAGGCTAAAGGTCTAGATGCTACCAAGTTGTACGTTTCCCACATCCAAGTCAACCAGGCTCcaaagcaaagaagaagaacttaCAGAGCTCACGGTAGAATCAACAAGTACGAGTCCTCTCCATCCCACATCGAATTGGTTCTTActgaaaaggaggaagCCGTCGAGAAGGCAGCTGAAAAGAAAGTGGTTAGATTGTCTTCCAGACAGAGAGGTAGAATCGCCGCTCAAAAGCGTATTGCCGCTTAAACTGGCGAGAACGTGATGATTGAATCTTTTAGCAAATTTTCCGCTGTATAATTTAACACTTTATCTCTTCTGTGTACTTCTACGGAACCAGGATCAACATCAATCTATATCAGGGTC
Above is a genomic segment from Torulaspora globosa chromosome 1, complete sequence containing:
- the ATP12 gene encoding ATP synthase complex assembly protein ATP12 (ancestral locus Anc_1.158), translated to MLRLFNGCSAVGRMTSCNLRLLATQASPLGVDHSIENNLKTETNRLSKTGERFWEKVSLKDDGSQYLVQLDSKTILTPLGHPLAVDRDRSLLAMLLQKEWTNLTSLAVKTYSLPLTSLVSRCIDLEIVNKPGGDLESKAKIGGDRERISQDLLRYLDTDTVLVFCSKSEYEGALRKAQDQVYLPIISAAEEFLSNYSGSAVKLKVLDADLHGLRGNQQLEETRSAAKKYLDTLSLWDLAVFEKTVLTTKSFICGVLLLQNKASAESLEGLKSSMESIAEAATLEIIYQTDRWGEVEDTHDVDKRDVRRNIHAAAIVAYK
- a CDS encoding 60S ribosomal protein uL22 (ancestral locus Anc_1.161), giving the protein MARYGATSTNPAKSASARGSYLRVSFKNTRETAQAINGWELQKAQKYLGQVLEHQRAIPFRRFNSSIGRTAQGKEFGVTKARWPAKSVKFVQGLLQNAAANAEAKGLDATKLYVSHIQVNQAPKQRRRTYRAHGRINKYESSPSHIELVLTEKEEAVEKAAEKKVVRLSSRQRGRIAAQKRIAA
- the ATG27 gene encoding Atg27p (ancestral locus Anc_1.160) codes for the protein MKYETLLFLGLLGSRWANAFQCNKDDRLKKYRLAQGNGGGYVYGSVERDTPPSTTEEKWWVNVCAENDKNDLPSECDRNDVLCGLTYVTVPGRDTLMTQEIEFPHSLSGPVEEVDGKLRLSLRGTKWGSESFDAQLEFECDDNMKTDEMVSSTWQDKQIRINIKGPSGCLIKNEDGNRDKDRRPHLKDPNERKKGTSWFTWLLLYALLFTLIYLLVTAYVNTRGGSFQDFREEFIDRSTQLITSLPAFAKEVAARIFGSGSSQRGGYSAV
- the PFD1 gene encoding prefolding complex chaperone subunit (ancestral locus Anc_1.159) — translated: MSATPFIQELTANLRASKAQLQSVEQQLGLLERQEKLAKLTTQELATYPTDKVWRSCGKAFILQEKSKYIDDLKHDQSVVQEQTKTLKIKKNYLETTVEKTVDNLKAAIESK
- the MNN11 gene encoding alpha-1,6-mannosyltransferase (ancestral locus Anc_1.156), which produces MTFRPKSKLKPSAKKQWKWPSKISGKRLSGLAGESTPGSTFKRTVLIFGGIGLFLYVLSSFFSLGQPPRTYPAEHGHYIHEIPALSPLIFPHVEHATVLKEIGVRGLYTVRTDIDGQSSLVMKHDDEPLSDEEKKKTSDQVLLVKRSFLDHGKLVYRKSVTSPEIVIVTLIDFENWDLDTIVSVVQNRVDYAQKHKYGVYVRWIQEFVPLLRNQDLKASQEYIKPLIMRAAIHAFPQAKYLFFVDQTSLIMNLELTLQQHLLDPDVLDMALLRNVPIIPGSNIKTYTHFNVDTTRIIIPQSPAGELDLSSMVVSTDLYGKAFLEYLMDPLYTNYDWDSFSASVAHMLQWHPQLLGKTALVVQKLIAAPYDANSKPDAASKEKVDALHYTDGDFVVSLNNCKLRGTCASDIQSFYSKIRKS
- the RBH1 gene encoding Rbh1p (ancestral locus Anc_1.157) — encoded protein: MTVGEGHWLYAKEHLANLRRLNAFCLAFEPKPASALDPMSQLCNQTRTISKSVTSLIEYHSSCDPNDHLAIQSSFMNSEILNLYNEILLGSIKLIFAIETSLFRLGPSLEFAICIVKLYSKLTNYQKLLGGKSTQLSSMLHSFEFQFKQGYITADNNVIRLDNIHDLSSHTYDLVAPPIINLDDVVKRDFFRLSMNKFNMQRQLVEILQFTNGEIAIFKVISGELPNAKDPPTQLLARLLQGDYSPLNLGRALLFPFLRDYDLDVIGESVSGIELRTVTGNNVHLKLQCVDALQWEGHWKFCMKKLFDRNNFMQLTPSIRSSASLAKSSHLFQNFKMKHNKLENLRPAESTGLSLTLPNQAMHVEQSSERSEPDKPSQSGLRRSKPLQGPLSILMSMDEEDDEKATVNNQSSLSDCKHPSFEDLDSLDCEKLMELDKGIQMEFSPVSLESPSLQQYKSVSQHSSMDEIRPIAAKSIEVDDFESIISSADDETDCRDDSSIFNPSAEFYKPALYRRKSSSLLSLFSSRNKKGLFIDAAGANSAASLTPTSKENTPLSAKSNIPVYPTEKTHQLLPSTIDLNNDLAIFESEKARTSFWDGRQWMRFGSESLRLSILRSINDETVLVAYESKVDGRCFFAARVSHRWTCSKAAAQDIQAIIPSSDFLCSILPPGKNTVNIRCSRSEGLLNALQHCIKGNLPAFIPSSQTANTLSSFPSSSASNGITRSSTGISDFAGFKNATDAIASLLLLPSVKAKIHERIDEKGWQVQNIGHVDIFSQEYKGSAVAVRFDFFGVNEIKQTARTLISRLSDIRRIGRTGLLVASGDDERLLEFVNKVIADQVYKLIKPL